A DNA window from Thiothrix subterranea contains the following coding sequences:
- a CDS encoding glycosyltransferase family 2 protein: MADDICQPCRLVAGVSLMASVIVPAHNEASVIRRCLDSLSAQAGLDTLIVACNGCTDNTAEIVRNEYPHAICLDIAKPSKVNALNEAEKHVTSWPVFYIDADTRLSPNAIQTIIAAMANGSPLLAAPEPLIDTSQSSWVVQQYYRLWLQLPYIREGVVATCSYVISQAGRERFQQFPDIINDDGFVRCQFDAQERHNIADTQIFINAPRNLSSLIKIKTRARLGNMQLAAAQLCTKTDKKAYSSILLDKLMSRDAVAAVVYLLIASFIRWRAARQYHHLQTYTWEKDQSSR, encoded by the coding sequence ATGGCAGACGATATTTGCCAACCGTGCCGACTGGTTGCAGGGGTATCGTTGATGGCGAGTGTGATTGTACCCGCACACAATGAAGCCAGCGTGATTCGTCGCTGCTTGGATAGCCTCAGCGCTCAAGCAGGTTTGGATACTCTGATTGTGGCTTGCAATGGCTGCACGGATAATACCGCAGAGATTGTACGCAATGAATACCCGCACGCCATCTGCCTCGACATCGCTAAACCGTCTAAAGTCAATGCATTGAATGAAGCCGAAAAACACGTCACGAGCTGGCCGGTGTTTTATATTGATGCCGATACGCGCTTATCGCCTAACGCAATTCAGACCATTATTGCGGCAATGGCAAACGGCAGTCCCTTGTTAGCAGCACCCGAACCGCTAATTGATACCTCGCAATCTTCTTGGGTAGTACAGCAGTATTACCGGCTGTGGTTGCAACTTCCCTATATTCGTGAAGGGGTGGTGGCCACCTGTAGTTACGTCATTAGTCAGGCAGGGCGTGAGCGTTTTCAACAATTTCCTGACATTATTAACGATGACGGTTTTGTGCGCTGTCAATTTGATGCGCAGGAACGTCACAATATTGCTGACACCCAAATATTTATTAACGCCCCGCGAAACCTGAGTTCTTTGATAAAGATTAAAACTCGCGCTCGTCTGGGAAACATGCAATTAGCGGCGGCTCAGCTTTGCACGAAAACCGATAAAAAAGCGTACTCCAGCATCTTACTCGACAAACTGATGAGTCGGGATGCCGTAGCCGCTGTGGTCTACCTGTTAATTGCAAGTTTCATTCGCTGGCGGGCTGCGCGGCAATACCACCACTTGCAAACCTATACGTGGGAAAAAGATCAATCTTCACGCTAA
- a CDS encoding undecaprenyl-phosphate glucose phosphotransferase, which translates to MEHLKVNNKISAELIYRSTDTLIILGILLLASLHSSTYNIQGYLIIGLAASLLFGLIGRFTDIYTSWSGRPFFRDEVIRLIVTWLVTFLFLIFIIFVVKTSEDYSRFVLISWLFVTPVLLISSRYALRILQASLKRIGLNNHSIAIAGITKQGLHFAQMIDSQPHAGFQIAGFYHLEDDGPELELPRHYARLGDANAMKEAARTGEWDQIYLAPSSEQSLLSKRLINELADTITPIRLIPDDFTNTLLHSRYMEIAETPILRIYDAPLSAQRAFVKRLEDLFLGMLILLLVSPLMLGIALAIKLSSRGPILFKQSRHGLRGETFQVLKFRTMTVCENGKHIKQATRNDCRITRVGAFLRKTSLDELPQFFNVLQGHMSIVGPRPHAVAHNEEYRQLIPGYMRRHLMKPGITGWAQVNGWRGETDTLFKMEKRVELDMEYIRSWSLTLDLRIIFVTAFKTLHDKNAY; encoded by the coding sequence ATGGAACATTTGAAGGTAAACAACAAAATCAGTGCTGAACTGATCTATCGCAGTACAGATACGCTGATTATTTTGGGTATTTTGCTCCTAGCTTCTTTGCATTCCAGTACTTACAACATCCAAGGCTATCTGATTATCGGCTTGGCTGCTTCTCTGCTGTTTGGTCTCATTGGTCGATTCACCGACATTTATACCTCATGGAGCGGACGACCCTTCTTCCGCGATGAAGTCATCCGCCTTATTGTGACCTGGTTAGTCACCTTTTTGTTCCTCATTTTTATTATTTTTGTCGTAAAAACTTCTGAAGACTATTCACGCTTTGTGTTGATAAGCTGGTTATTCGTCACCCCGGTTCTATTAATCAGCAGCCGCTATGCCTTGCGCATCTTGCAAGCTTCACTCAAGCGTATCGGTCTTAACAATCATAGCATCGCGATTGCAGGCATCACCAAACAAGGCTTGCACTTTGCTCAGATGATTGACAGCCAACCCCACGCTGGATTTCAAATTGCGGGATTTTACCATCTGGAAGACGATGGCCCTGAGCTAGAACTTCCTCGGCACTATGCCCGACTGGGTGATGCAAACGCCATGAAAGAGGCTGCTCGCACAGGCGAATGGGATCAAATTTACCTCGCGCCTTCCTCAGAACAATCCTTATTATCGAAACGGTTAATCAATGAACTGGCAGATACCATCACGCCAATCCGTTTGATTCCCGACGACTTCACCAACACCCTACTACACAGCCGTTACATGGAAATTGCTGAAACCCCCATTCTACGCATTTACGACGCGCCGCTGTCTGCGCAACGTGCCTTCGTTAAGCGTCTCGAAGATTTATTTTTAGGCATGTTGATTTTACTATTGGTTTCTCCGTTGATGCTGGGAATCGCGCTGGCAATCAAACTGTCTTCACGGGGGCCGATTTTGTTTAAGCAGAGCCGCCACGGTTTACGCGGGGAAACGTTTCAGGTACTCAAATTTCGCACCATGACGGTTTGCGAGAATGGCAAACATATCAAACAAGCCACCCGTAACGATTGCCGCATTACCCGCGTTGGTGCATTCCTGCGCAAAACCTCACTGGATGAACTGCCGCAATTTTTCAATGTACTGCAAGGACATATGTCAATTGTTGGCCCACGCCCTCACGCGGTTGCACACAATGAAGAGTACCGCCAACTCATCCCCGGCTATATGCGTCGCCATTTAATGAAACCCGGCATCACTGGCTGGGCGCAGGTGAACGGCTGGCGCGGCGAAACCGATACCCTTTTCAAAATGGAAAAGCGGGTAGAACTCGATATGGAATACATTCGTAGCTGGAGCTTGACACTGGATCTCAGAATCATTTTCGTCACTGCCTTCAAAACCTTGCACGATAAAAATGCTTATTAG
- a CDS encoding acyltransferase family protein: protein MRIEQLTFTRYVAALTVVFFHYGMTVFPANVPWVNPVLAAGPIAVSYFYVLSGFIMAIAYYRPEQPQQAFATRRYWWARIARIYPVYLLALLLMIAAKYQTVGSEPLTVALSVSMLQAWIPGYPITLNTPGWSLSVEAFFYLCFPLLILLVKRYPLSNLTLAAGILWLVTQLGHGILLNTEAYAPRGLLHDFIFYNPLMHLNTFMIGFIAGAWLRTGRLNRFSAPLINISGLLLVSVLIIGLLISRKTLIDASGIAFDYTNGLIAPLFLLFIVLLALNTGKISQCLQHKWLVLLGEASFSLYILQKPLHGIYEKLMPIAINPHGALHFYVFVVLLTISALCSYWFFEAPARRWLNNFVNRTP from the coding sequence GTGAGAATCGAACAACTGACCTTCACCCGTTATGTCGCGGCACTAACGGTGGTGTTCTTTCACTATGGCATGACGGTGTTTCCTGCAAATGTGCCGTGGGTAAATCCGGTATTGGCGGCGGGGCCGATTGCAGTCAGTTATTTTTACGTGCTTTCCGGCTTCATTATGGCGATTGCGTATTATCGACCTGAGCAGCCGCAACAAGCCTTTGCTACGCGGCGTTATTGGTGGGCGCGAATCGCTCGAATTTACCCCGTTTACTTATTAGCGCTATTGCTGATGATAGCGGCGAAATACCAAACGGTGGGCAGTGAACCGTTAACGGTCGCGCTGAGTGTCAGCATGTTGCAGGCATGGATACCGGGCTACCCCATCACCCTGAATACGCCCGGCTGGTCATTATCCGTAGAAGCTTTTTTCTACTTATGTTTCCCGCTATTGATTCTGTTGGTGAAACGCTACCCTTTGAGTAATCTCACCCTAGCAGCCGGAATATTATGGCTAGTAACGCAGCTTGGGCATGGCATCTTGCTCAACACAGAAGCTTATGCGCCACGTGGACTGTTACATGATTTTATTTTTTATAACCCGCTAATGCACTTGAATACATTCATGATTGGCTTTATCGCTGGTGCATGGCTGCGAACAGGTCGCCTAAACCGTTTCAGTGCGCCGCTTATCAATATCAGTGGCTTACTATTGGTTTCCGTGCTGATTATCGGCTTGCTGATTAGCCGCAAAACGCTGATTGATGCCAGTGGGATTGCGTTTGACTACACTAATGGACTGATTGCGCCGTTATTTTTGCTATTCATTGTGCTGCTGGCACTCAATACCGGCAAAATCAGCCAATGTTTACAGCATAAATGGCTGGTATTGCTCGGTGAAGCCAGTTTTTCACTGTATATTCTGCAAAAGCCGCTGCATGGCATCTATGAAAAACTCATGCCCATTGCAATAAATCCGCACGGAGCACTGCACTTCTACGTATTTGTCGTGCTATTAACCATTAGTGCCTTATGCTCCTATTGGTTTTTTGAAGCACCCGCACGCCGCTGGCTCAACAACTTTGTTAACCGTACCCCCTAA
- a CDS encoding polysaccharide biosynthesis tyrosine autokinase, translating to MRNEQYNNQTSQTQRAYASDVFKKSDTLNLREFGRTLVRRKRMILLIIAITLLLTLLFTLFSKPLYRATATLHIERESSKVVDFDTTRGSDDIRDTRDFYQTQFELIRSRGLATQVIKDLNLAEELSSTSLIGQIKAQFSQPSTDNPNAALEDLFLDNLSIEPVKNSRLVAVSYVSPDPVQAAEIANAVVDTFKTINGTRRLDSTMAISSKLKATVDALKAQMDTAEEALQTHMRKHNISEQDGIVSTPTLKALEQRNDELSRIRQQRTDQESQNATLTDDKRQLNLEALDALKREESALVTEIDTTKQTQDEIINTYRTLQQEFFDQKERYKPLKKRLGEVSIAGSLFTDNIAVIDKAEVPSRKFKPNLSTNLLFGSLLGLLLGMSAAFMREFLDDTVKDINELERTTQLPVLAVMAETTDINSRQLATATISKPRSAIAEAFRSLRTSLRLTHQGAETPVIVITSASPDEGKTTTASNLACAYASAGNRVLLIDADMRNPSLHKTLGIHAKHGLSNYLSGALNSRDLIQITDIPNLYLLTAGSLPDDPAELLSSPHMRVLLDSAKQDFDQIIVDSPPVLGLADALILASQSSATLLTVCAEHTRMAILQNALTRLRRAQAPLAGILLNRVDLNNGYGEDYGGYVYQADVQRAKPTAVSKWLSALKKL from the coding sequence ATGCGAAACGAACAGTACAATAACCAAACCAGCCAAACTCAGCGTGCTTATGCCTCTGACGTATTCAAGAAATCGGATACACTGAATTTACGTGAATTCGGGCGCACCTTAGTGCGGCGCAAGCGCATGATTCTATTAATTATAGCAATCACCCTGCTATTAACATTATTGTTTACTCTGTTCAGCAAACCATTATACCGAGCTACCGCCACTTTACACATTGAACGTGAATCCAGCAAAGTGGTCGACTTCGACACGACGCGGGGTTCTGACGATATTCGTGATACCCGCGACTTTTACCAAACACAGTTTGAACTGATTCGCAGCCGTGGTTTAGCCACGCAAGTCATTAAAGATCTTAACTTAGCAGAAGAACTGTCCAGCACGTCGCTCATTGGACAAATCAAAGCACAGTTTAGTCAGCCGAGTACGGATAACCCAAACGCGGCACTTGAAGATTTATTCTTAGACAATTTAAGCATCGAACCTGTCAAAAACTCGCGCTTGGTAGCGGTTAGCTATGTCTCGCCTGACCCTGTTCAAGCCGCTGAAATTGCTAATGCAGTGGTGGATACATTCAAAACAATCAATGGCACGCGGCGTTTGGATAGTACGATGGCTATTTCCTCGAAGCTAAAGGCAACGGTTGATGCTCTCAAAGCGCAGATGGATACGGCAGAAGAAGCCTTACAGACACACATGCGTAAACACAATATATCCGAGCAAGACGGCATCGTTTCCACTCCCACACTGAAGGCGCTGGAACAGCGTAATGATGAATTAAGCCGGATACGCCAGCAACGCACGGATCAAGAAAGCCAAAATGCCACTCTCACGGACGATAAACGTCAGTTGAATCTCGAAGCATTAGATGCGCTTAAACGCGAAGAATCCGCTTTGGTTACAGAAATAGATACAACCAAACAAACACAAGATGAAATTATCAACACGTATCGTACCCTCCAGCAAGAATTCTTCGACCAAAAAGAACGCTATAAACCCCTGAAGAAGCGCTTAGGAGAAGTCAGTATTGCCGGAAGTTTATTCACCGACAATATTGCAGTCATTGATAAAGCAGAAGTTCCGTCGAGAAAATTCAAACCGAATTTATCAACCAATCTGCTGTTTGGTAGCCTATTGGGATTATTGTTAGGCATGTCAGCGGCCTTCATGCGCGAATTTTTGGATGATACGGTCAAAGATATTAATGAACTGGAACGCACGACCCAACTCCCCGTGCTCGCGGTCATGGCAGAAACCACTGATATTAACAGCCGCCAATTGGCAACCGCCACCATTAGCAAACCACGTTCCGCGATTGCTGAAGCGTTCCGTTCGCTGCGCACCAGTTTACGTCTCACGCACCAAGGCGCTGAAACTCCGGTCATTGTCATCACCAGCGCCAGCCCCGATGAAGGCAAAACCACCACTGCCAGCAATTTAGCCTGCGCTTATGCTTCAGCGGGGAATCGCGTCCTGCTGATAGATGCCGATATGCGCAACCCTTCACTGCACAAAACGCTAGGGATTCACGCCAAGCATGGGTTGTCAAACTATTTATCCGGGGCATTGAACAGCCGTGACCTGATTCAAATCACGGACATCCCGAACTTATATTTATTAACGGCAGGAAGCTTGCCCGATGATCCTGCCGAATTGCTGTCTTCACCCCACATGCGCGTGTTACTCGACAGTGCCAAACAAGATTTCGATCAAATCATTGTGGATAGCCCACCGGTATTAGGGCTGGCTGACGCCTTGATTCTCGCCTCGCAATCTTCTGCCACGTTACTCACCGTTTGTGCCGAGCATACTCGCATGGCGATCCTGCAAAATGCGCTAACCCGTTTACGCCGTGCCCAAGCACCGCTGGCGGGCATATTGTTGAATCGTGTCGATTTGAATAACGGTTATGGCGAAGATTACGGCGGTTACGTTTACCAAGCAGACGTACAACGCGCCAAACCCACTGCCGTGAGTAAATGGCTAAGCGCTTTGAAAAAACTCTAA
- a CDS encoding CopD family protein, translating into MFIALALHVLAVVIWVGGMFFAYMALRPVAAIVLEPPQRLTLWNGVFGRFFPWVWAAIIVILGSGYWMLLGPFGGFANAPVFVHIMNGLGLVMMLIFFHVYFAPYQKLRKAVAAQNWADGGKALAQIRVLVGINTLIGILTILIASGGKYLL; encoded by the coding sequence ATGTTCATTGCACTCGCTTTACACGTTCTCGCCGTCGTCATCTGGGTAGGTGGCATGTTTTTCGCGTACATGGCATTGCGTCCAGTAGCCGCAATCGTGCTGGAACCACCGCAACGCCTCACCTTATGGAATGGCGTATTCGGGCGCTTTTTCCCGTGGGTTTGGGCAGCGATTATCGTTATTCTAGGGTCAGGTTACTGGATGCTCCTCGGACCATTCGGTGGTTTTGCGAATGCGCCGGTATTCGTTCACATCATGAATGGACTAGGGCTGGTAATGATGCTGATCTTCTTTCATGTGTATTTCGCGCCTTATCAAAAGTTACGCAAAGCAGTTGCCGCCCAAAACTGGGCGGATGGCGGCAAAGCGTTAGCGCAAATTCGCGTATTGGTCGGCATTAACACACTGATTGGAATACTCACAATTCTGATTGCATCAGGCGGAAAATACCTGCTGTGA
- a CDS encoding heparan-alpha-glucosaminide N-acetyltransferase: MDSEDRGQVEELRFKAIVLPISRGETSFAPTISRLELPDALRGLAVLLMLVFHSAYDLNHFNFLSLDLLHSTFWPAFQKVIVTLFVGVAGVSLALAARRGLNKPRFWRREALLVVSAGLVSAGSYWLFPTSWIFFGVLHFMALASVLALPFLRLGGWNTVLGSVAVLLPWWIHEPLFNAAGLQWVGLGTAIANTKDYTPFLPWFGVMLFGVYIGNKFERCSWCVHPLPRWRGLAEIMWLGKHSLVVYLAHQPLLMAFFWLVATFTGVAEK; encoded by the coding sequence GTGGATTCAGAAGATCGTGGACAAGTCGAAGAACTAAGGTTCAAGGCGATCGTCCTGCCAATCAGTAGGGGTGAAACATCGTTCGCCCCTACAATTTCCCGCCTTGAGCTGCCCGATGCGTTACGGGGTTTAGCTGTCTTATTGATGTTGGTCTTCCACAGTGCGTATGACCTGAATCATTTTAATTTTCTCTCACTGGATTTATTACATAGCACCTTCTGGCCTGCTTTTCAGAAAGTTATTGTGACGCTGTTTGTGGGCGTTGCGGGTGTCAGCTTGGCATTAGCGGCGCGACGAGGCTTGAATAAGCCGCGTTTTTGGCGACGTGAAGCGTTGTTGGTGGTAAGTGCTGGATTGGTGAGTGCTGGCAGTTATTGGTTATTTCCCACGAGTTGGATATTTTTTGGGGTGTTGCACTTTATGGCGCTTGCCAGTGTGCTGGCATTGCCGTTTTTACGCTTAGGTGGCTGGAATACCGTGCTGGGTAGTGTGGCAGTGTTGCTGCCTTGGTGGATTCACGAGCCATTGTTCAATGCCGCCGGTTTGCAATGGGTGGGGCTAGGGACAGCCATTGCGAATACCAAAGATTACACGCCGTTTTTACCTTGGTTTGGCGTGATGCTATTTGGGGTTTATATCGGCAATAAGTTTGAGCGGTGTTCTTGGTGTGTACACCCGTTACCCCGCTGGCGCGGTTTAGCGGAAATCATGTGGTTGGGTAAGCACAGTTTGGTGGTTTACTTAGCGCATCAGCCGTTATTGATGGCATTTTTCTGGCTAGTTGCAACGTTTACTGGCGTAGCTGAAAAATGA
- the ilvC gene encoding ketol-acid reductoisomerase, translating to MNIYYDKDADLSIIRGKKVAIIGYGSQGHAHACNLKDSGVDVTVGLRSNSPTVAKAQNAGLKVAPVAEAVAAADIIMILTPDEFQSQLYRDEIQPNLKQGATLAFAHGFAIHYNQIVPRADLDVIMIAPKAPGHTVRNEFVKGGGIPDLIAIQQDASGQAKAVALSYASAIGGGRTGIIETTFKDETETDLFGEQAVLCGGAVELVKMGFETLTEAGYAPEMAYFECLHELKLIVDLMYEGGIANMNYSISNNAEYGEYVTGPKVINEQSRAAMRQALKDIQNGEYAKNFILEGASNYPSMTAYRRNNAAHPIEQTGGKLRAMMPWIQKIVDKSKN from the coding sequence CTGAACATTTATTACGATAAAGACGCTGATCTTTCTATCATTCGCGGCAAGAAAGTCGCCATCATCGGTTACGGTTCACAGGGTCACGCCCATGCTTGCAACCTGAAAGATTCTGGCGTGGATGTCACCGTGGGTCTGCGTAGCAATTCCCCAACCGTAGCCAAAGCGCAAAATGCGGGTTTGAAAGTCGCGCCGGTTGCAGAAGCCGTGGCTGCTGCTGACATTATTATGATTCTGACCCCGGACGAGTTCCAAAGCCAGTTGTACCGCGACGAAATCCAGCCGAATCTGAAGCAGGGTGCGACATTGGCGTTCGCGCACGGTTTTGCGATTCACTACAACCAAATCGTGCCGCGTGCGGATTTGGACGTCATCATGATTGCGCCAAAAGCACCGGGTCACACGGTTCGTAACGAATTCGTCAAAGGCGGTGGCATTCCTGATCTGATCGCTATCCAGCAAGATGCTTCTGGTCAAGCGAAAGCGGTCGCGCTGTCTTACGCTTCTGCTATCGGCGGCGGGCGCACGGGTATTATCGAAACCACCTTCAAAGACGAAACCGAAACTGACTTGTTCGGCGAACAAGCGGTATTGTGCGGTGGCGCGGTTGAACTGGTCAAAATGGGCTTTGAAACCCTGACTGAAGCGGGTTACGCGCCAGAAATGGCGTACTTCGAGTGCTTGCACGAACTCAAATTGATTGTTGACCTGATGTACGAAGGCGGCATTGCCAATATGAACTATTCCATCTCCAACAATGCGGAGTATGGCGAATACGTCACTGGCCCGAAAGTCATCAACGAGCAATCGCGTGCCGCGATGCGTCAAGCGCTGAAAGACATTCAAAACGGCGAATACGCGAAAAACTTCATTCTGGAAGGCGCGTCTAACTACCCATCCATGACAGCTTACCGTCGTAACAACGCGGCACATCCGATTGAACAAACCGGTGGCAAATTGCGTGCGATGATGCCGTGGATTCAGAAGATCGTGGACAAGTCGAAGAACTAA
- the ilvN gene encoding acetolactate synthase small subunit, translating into MRHVISILMENEAGALSRVAGLFSARGYNIESLTVAPTDDATLSRLTVVTRGSEEIVEQIIKQLNKLIDVVKVMDLAQYAHIEREIMFVKVAVDKHVACEAVKRLSDIFRGNIIDVSEKTYTIELTGDRSKLDAFVNALKDYRIIEVVRSGGMGIARGEASLHV; encoded by the coding sequence ATGCGGCATGTAATTTCCATTTTGATGGAGAATGAAGCGGGCGCGTTGTCGCGTGTTGCCGGATTATTCTCTGCGCGTGGCTACAATATTGAATCCCTGACGGTCGCACCGACCGATGACGCCACTTTGTCGCGTTTGACCGTGGTGACGCGCGGCAGCGAAGAAATCGTGGAACAAATCATTAAGCAACTCAATAAGTTGATTGATGTGGTGAAAGTCATGGATCTGGCGCAGTATGCGCACATTGAACGCGAGATAATGTTCGTCAAAGTCGCCGTGGATAAACACGTGGCATGTGAAGCGGTCAAGCGCTTGTCGGATATTTTCCGGGGCAACATCATTGATGTCAGCGAAAAAACCTACACGATTGAGTTGACGGGCGACCGCAGTAAATTGGATGCGTTCGTGAATGCGTTGAAAGATTACCGCATTATTGAAGTGGTGCGCTCCGGCGGCATGGGCATTGCTCGTGGCGAAGCGTCCCTACACGTTTAA
- the ilvB gene encoding biosynthetic-type acetolactate synthase large subunit, with protein sequence MELTGAEIFVECLKEEGVDTIFGYPGGAVLFLYDELYKQHDKINHILVRHEQGAVHAAEGYAKATNRPGVALVTSGPGATNAVTGIADAYMDSVPMVVFTGQVPRHLIGNDAFQEVDIVGITRPCVKHNFLVTDVKELATTIKKAFYIASTGRPGPVLVDIPKDITTARCEFHYPKEITMRSYNPTVKGNKRQVRRAIDLMLEAKKPVLYTGGGVVLSGAAHQLTELTRELGFPITNTLMGLGGFPSMDKQFIGMLGMHGTYEANNTMHHADLVIAIGARFDDRVTGNIEKFCPYAKIIHVDIDPASISKNVKVDVPIVGDVKSVIIDMLEEYRSRAERPDAAALADWWKQIAEWRGADCLKYNQDMNAAIKAQFVVQKFWEATNGDAYVCSDVGQHQMWAAQYYRFSQPNRWINSGGLGTMGFGLPAAMGVQMAFPEETVGCITGDGSIQMCIQELATCLQYHLPIKIISLNNGYLGMVRQWQEFFYQKRYAMSYMEALPDFVKLAEAYGHVGMRIEQASDVEGALKEALAMKDRLVFMDFITERENNVFPMVPAGAGQNEMILV encoded by the coding sequence GTGGAACTGACCGGTGCCGAGATATTCGTCGAGTGTCTTAAGGAAGAAGGGGTTGATACCATCTTTGGTTATCCTGGTGGAGCGGTGTTGTTTTTGTACGATGAATTGTACAAGCAACACGACAAAATCAACCACATTCTGGTAAGACACGAGCAAGGGGCTGTCCATGCAGCCGAAGGCTATGCCAAAGCAACTAACAGACCCGGAGTGGCGCTGGTAACATCCGGCCCCGGGGCAACCAATGCTGTGACGGGCATTGCGGATGCGTACATGGATTCTGTGCCCATGGTGGTGTTCACCGGGCAAGTGCCGCGCCATTTGATTGGCAACGATGCGTTTCAGGAAGTCGACATCGTGGGCATTACCCGCCCATGCGTCAAACACAACTTCTTGGTGACAGACGTTAAAGAACTGGCAACGACTATTAAGAAAGCCTTTTATATTGCCAGCACGGGTCGCCCCGGCCCGGTATTGGTGGATATTCCTAAGGACATTACTACGGCACGTTGTGAGTTCCATTACCCGAAAGAAATCACCATGCGTTCCTACAACCCCACGGTGAAAGGCAATAAGCGTCAAGTACGCCGTGCCATTGACCTGATGTTGGAAGCGAAAAAGCCAGTGCTGTATACCGGCGGTGGCGTGGTGTTGTCGGGTGCGGCGCATCAATTGACCGAGTTGACCCGTGAGTTGGGCTTTCCGATTACCAATACCCTGATGGGTTTGGGTGGCTTTCCGTCAATGGATAAGCAATTCATCGGTATGCTGGGGATGCACGGTACGTATGAAGCCAATAACACCATGCACCATGCTGACTTGGTGATTGCGATTGGCGCACGTTTTGATGACCGTGTGACCGGCAATATCGAAAAATTCTGCCCTTATGCCAAAATTATCCACGTTGACATTGACCCCGCGTCGATTTCCAAGAACGTTAAAGTGGACGTGCCTATCGTTGGCGACGTTAAAAGCGTCATCATTGATATGCTGGAAGAATACCGTAGCCGTGCTGAGCGCCCCGATGCGGCGGCACTGGCTGATTGGTGGAAGCAAATTGCGGAATGGCGCGGTGCGGATTGCCTGAAATATAATCAGGATATGAATGCCGCGATCAAAGCACAGTTTGTGGTGCAAAAGTTCTGGGAAGCGACCAATGGCGATGCTTACGTGTGTTCTGACGTGGGTCAGCACCAAATGTGGGCAGCGCAATACTACCGCTTCAGCCAGCCGAACCGTTGGATCAATTCCGGTGGTTTAGGCACGATGGGCTTTGGGTTGCCCGCCGCAATGGGCGTGCAAATGGCGTTCCCTGAGGAAACCGTTGGCTGTATTACCGGCGATGGCAGTATCCAGATGTGCATTCAGGAACTGGCGACTTGCTTGCAATATCACTTGCCAATCAAGATTATTTCGTTGAACAACGGCTACCTCGGCATGGTGCGTCAGTGGCAGGAATTCTTCTACCAGAAGCGTTACGCGATGTCTTATATGGAAGCGTTGCCCGATTTCGTGAAACTCGCGGAAGCCTACGGTCATGTCGGGATGCGCATTGAACAGGCAAGTGACGTGGAAGGTGCATTGAAAGAGGCGCTGGCGATGAAAGACCGTTTGGTCTTCATGGATTTTATTACCGAGCGTGAAAACAATGTATTCCCGATGGTGCCTGCCGGTGCAGGCCAAAACGAAATGATTCTGGTATAG